The following coding sequences are from one Cygnus olor isolate bCygOlo1 chromosome 2, bCygOlo1.pri.v2, whole genome shotgun sequence window:
- the EFHB gene encoding LOW QUALITY PROTEIN: EF-hand domain-containing family member B (The sequence of the model RefSeq protein was modified relative to this genomic sequence to represent the inferred CDS: deleted 1 base in 1 codon; substituted 1 base at 1 genomic stop codon), whose amino-acid sequence MAGPLGPVYEGRFTDTLPHISAAGKLLPTGDTAAHCLTEIVPRPITPTIVRKFXNTTNPAPGVERIFCGRADDPDIAAHLTYGIQSCSSLGAASLINPLPKTNFQQKIQDRKEAIYFSNREAPLGKSHDQSPMLPKGLDITNTTFGTKIIQDAPAGELINPPKTFEEVGKETRKGHDLYIVSHNDYYAGEAINRKYDSPNFSKSFVYGIETPHFKDGRNVSKSLNWLSDLQWKKAAKIVSKRSDDFKEKFQPQVGKVLDPIAETMNVPPGNTFGMLLRPDECGVGDLHCRAPSEFLHGKDRERAVLAAVRQSLKKANYENFDMLLEAFRHYDKNGDGMIDKDDLRKSCFQLNLNLDDELLDSLLDYCDLDKDGLISYLEFANFLNWKDKMAVKEFEEKIITKGKKINVPALSGTNADDEPLLKQEDLVLKEPGSSEKTPKTLTRPTDSVFADYQTTSQYNAVVGGLPTTYYPVCGIPIIRSDIPAPRICRISDRTNHGDEANAYALLFPSVFSQKGVYEKDLFKTRPKVEVAQILCNIGMNVSDERFEEIWKQACMKQQNEEVCIQNVRNILDKINATPKD is encoded by the exons ATGGCGGGGCCGCTGGGGCCGGTCTACGAGGGGCGGTTCACAGACACGTTGCCACACATCTCGGCC GCTGGGAAGTTGCTTCCAACTGGCGATACGGCTGCGCATTGCCTCACTGAGATTGTACCCAGG CCCATTACTCCGACTATTGTGCGAAAGTTTTGAAATACGACAAATCCAGCTCCTGGTGTTGAAAGAATATTCTGTGGCAGAGCAGATGATCCTGACATTGCAGCTCACTTGACGTATGGCATACAGTCATGTTCTTCACTTGGT GCAGCTTCATTGATAAATCCACTTCCTAAAACtaattttcaacaaaaaatacaagataGAAAAGAAGCAATCTACTTTAGTAACCGTGAAGCACCCTTGGGCAAATCACATGATCAATCTCCTATGTTACCTAAGGGCTTAGATATAACTAATACCACATTTGGAACAAAAATCATCCAAG ATGCACCAGCTGGAGAGCTTATAAATCCACCAAAAACTTTTGAGGAAGTAGGTAAAGAAACCAGAAAAGGACATGATCTGTACATTGTGTCGCACAATGATTATTATGCAG GGGAAGCAATAAATAGGAAGTATGACTCACCAAACTTCAGCAAGTCTTTTGTGTATGGAATAGAAACCCCTCACTTTAAAGATGGACGAAATGTGTCCAAATCCTTAAATTGGCTCTCTGATCTGCAATG gaaaaaagcagcaaaaattgtATCCAAAAGAAGTGatgatttcaaggaaaaatttCAACCTCAGGTTGGAAAAGTCCTTGATCC TATAGCAGAAACTATGAATGTTCCCCCAGGCAATACATTTGGAATGTTACTCCGTCCAGATGAATGTG gaGTTGGCGATCTTCACTGTCGGGCTCCAAGTGAGTTCCTCCATGgtaaagacagagagagagctGTGCTAGCTGCAGTTCGGCAAAGTTTGAAGAAAGCTAACTATGAAAATTTTGATATGTTGCTAGAAGCATTTAGGCATTATGATAAG aATGGTGATGGAATGATAGACAAAGATGACCTGCGGAAGTCCTGTTTTCAGCTTAATCTGAACCTAGATGATGAGCTCTTGGATTCCTTACTTGACTATTGTGATTTGGATAAAGATGGTCTGATCAGTTATCTGGAGTTTGCAAACTTTCTTAACTGGAAAGACAAAATGGCTGTTaaagaatttgaagaaaaaataattacaaaag ggaaaaaaataaatgttcctgCTCTGTCTGGCACAAATGCAGATGATGAACCACTGCTGAAGCAGGAAGATCTTGTATTAAAAGAACCAGGAAGCTCAGAGAAGACACCAAAAACACTTACAAGACCAACAGACAGTGTATTTGCAGATTATCAAACAACTTCTCAGTATAATGCTGTAGTAGGTGGTCTCCCAACAACCT ATTATCCAGTGTGTGGCATTCCAATTATTCGTTCAGATATTCCTGCTCCTCGAATTTGCCGCATCAGTGACAGAACTAATCATGGTGATGAGGCAAATGCTTATGCATTATTGTTCCCTTCTGTCTTCAGTCAAAAGGGAGTGTATGAAAAAGac ctttttaaaacaagaccAAAGGTAGAG